CCTGGCCATCTCGCCGCTCAAGGGCGCACCCCTGCCCGAGGTGCTGAAGCCGTACGAGGACAAGGGCGTGAAGCTCCTCGAGATCGACGACGCCCAGGGAGCCCGGGTCAAGCAGATCGACAACCAGTCGGAGATCGGCATCTACGCCCCCGAGTACCGCCAGAACCTCGTCGACCTCGCGCGCGGCGCGAAGAAGGGCGACCTGGACGACTTCTTCGCCGACCTCAGCAAGCGCTGGACCGAGACGCAAGCGACCCTGGGGTCCTGATGACGGACACCACCGAGAAGGCGGCTGTGAAGGCCGCCGCGGGGGCGGCACTCGCCGCCCCCGCCCCGGCCCCCGCGCCCCGCAGGGCGCGCGTCTGGCGCGGAGTCACCCCCTGGCTCTTCCTGATCGCTCCGCTCGCCCTGCTGATCACCTTCACGTACGCGCCGATCGCCAACATGATCGCGTACAGCTTCACCGACTGGGACGGCGTCAGCCCCGAACTGCGCTACACGGGCGCCGAGAACTACACGGAGATCTTCACCAGGGAAGACCTCTTCCGGGTCTTCTTCGTCAGCGGCTACTACCTCGCCGCCTCCGCCGTCCAGATCGTCGCCGCGCTCTACTTCGCGACGATCCTGAGCTTCAACGTCCGCTTCCGGAACTTCTTCAAGGGCGTGCTCTTCTTCCCGTACCTGATCAACGGGGTCGCCATCGGCTTCGTCTTCCTCTACTTCTTCCAGGACGGCGGCACCCTCGACTCGGTACTGAGCCTGTTCGGCTACCACACCGACCACGCCTGGCTCGGCACCCCGGTCTCCGCCAACACGTCCCTCGCCGGCGTCTCGATCTGGCGCTACATGGGCCTGAACTTCGTGCTCTTCCTGGGCGCGATCCAGTCCATCCCGGGGGAGCTGTACGAGGCGGCCGAACTGGACGGCGCGAACCGCTGGCACCAGTTCCGCTACATCATCGCGCCCGGCATCAAGCCGGTCCTCACCCTGACGGTGATCCTCTCCATCTCCGGCTCGCTGTCGGTCTTCGAGGTCCCGTACATCATGACCGGCGGGGCGACCGGCACCGAGACCTTCGTGATCCAGACGCTGAACCTGGCCTTCCGGTTCAACAAGACGGGGCTCGCCTCGGCGGCCGCGGTCGTGCTGCTGCTGATCATCCTGGTGGTGACCTGGGTGCAGCGACGCCTCGTCCCCGACGACAAGGTGGACCTCACATGACGCGCCGCGCGGTGGCCCGAACGCTCGTGTACCTGTCGCTGATCGCCGCGACGCTGGTCGTCCTGCTCCCGCTCGGCGTGGTCTTCCTGACCTCCCTCAAGTCCTCGAAGGAGCTGGCGAACGGCAGCGGCGCGCTGTCGCTCCCCGACGACCTGCTCAACTTCCACAACTACGTGACGGCGTTCCAGGACGGCCGGATGCTCTCGGCGTTCGGCAACACGGCCCTCATCCTGCTGGTCGCCATCGGCGGCACGGTCCTCATCGGCTCGATGACCGCCTACGCCATCGACCGCTTCACCTTCCGCTTCAAGAAGACGGTGGTCGCGCTCTTCCTGGTCGCCGCACTCGTCCCCGGCGTCACCACCCAGGTGGCGACCTTCCAGATCGTCAACAGCTTCGGCATGTTCGACTCACTCTGGGCGCCGATCGCCCTCTACATGGGCACGGACATCGTCTCGATCTACATCTTCCTGCAGTTCGTCCGGTCCATCCCGATCTCCCTGGACGAGTCCGCCCGCCTGGACGGCGCCAACGCCTTCACGATCTACCGGAAGATCATCTTCCCGCTCCTCAAACCGGCGATCGCGACGGTCGTCATCGTGAAGGGGATCACCGTCTACAACGACTTCTACATCCCGTTCCTCTACATGCCCTCAGAGGATCTTGGCGTGATCTCGACGTCCCTGTTCCGCTTCCGGGGTCCGTACGGCGCGCACTGGGAGATCATCTCGGCGGGAGCGGTCCTGGTGATCCTGCCTACGCTGATCGTGTTCCTGAGCCTGCAGAGGTTCATCTACAACGGTTTCATGCGAGGTGCGACCAGGTGAGGTGCTTGTAGGGGCGCGGGGCTGTATCGATTCGCGGCTCCGCCGCGTGGGCGCGAGCAACCCAAGACGCCCCGCAGCCGCCGTACGACAAGACCCCCTACGGCGGCTGGGCGACGGCTACGCGGACAGCGCAGCGACAAGCACCGAAGTCACTAGCCCCACCTGCCAAGGCCGAGCCCCATACCCCTCAAGCGCCGCCCCCACCGACTCCGCATCGACAGCATTCGGCGGCTCCCAGCAAACCCGCCGTACGGTATCCGGCGCGATCAGATTCTCCTGCGGCATATTGAGCCGCTCGGCCAACGCGGACACCCCCGCCCGCGCAGCCGACAACCGCGCCGCAGCCGCAGGATCCTTGTCGGCCCAAGCCCTCGGCGGCGGCGGCCCGGTCACGGCCTGCCCCGGCTGCGGCAACTGCGCGTCGGTCAACGCCTTCGCCCGATCGACGGCGGCCTGCCACTGCTCCAGCTGCCGCCGCCCCATCCGATGCCCGAACCCGTTCAACGCGGCCAGCGCGTTCACGTTGGCCGGAAGAGAGAGCGCGGCCTCCACGATGGCCGCGTCCGACAGCACCTTGCCCGGCGACACGTCCCGCCGCTGAGCGATCCGGTCCCGGGTCTGCCACAGCTCGCGCACGACAGCGAGCTGCCGCCGCCTGCGCACCTTGTGCATCCCCGACGTACGCCGCCACGGATCCTTACGAGGCTCCGGCGGCGGAGCCGAGGCGATGGCGTCGAACTCCTGCTGCGCCCATTCCAGCTTGCCCTGCCGGTCCAGCTCCTTCTCCAGGGCGTCCCGCAGGTCGACGAGGAGCTCCACGTCCAGCGCGGCATACCGCAGCCAGGGCTCGGGCAGCGGCCGGGTCGACCAGTCGACGGCCGAATGCCCCTTCTCCAGGACGAAGCCGAGGACGCCCTCGACCATCGCGCCGAGGCCCACGCGGGGGAACCCGGCGAGCCGGCCGGCGAGCTCGGTGTCGAACAGGCGTGTGGGCAGCATGCCTATCTCGCGCAGGCAGGGAAGGTCCTGGGTGGCGGCGTGCAGCACCCACTCCACACCGGACAGCGCCTCACCGAGCCCCGACAGATCGGGGCAGGCCACGGGGTCGATCAGCGCGGTCCCGGCGCCCTCGCGACGCAGCTGCAGCAGATAGGCGCGCTGGCCGTAGCGGTAGCCGGACGCACGCTCGGCGTCGACGGCGACGGGCCCGGAGCCGGCCGCGAAGGCGGCGATCACCTCGGTGAGCGCTTCCTCGTCGGCGATCACGGGCGGAATGCCCTCGCGCGGCTCCAGCAAAGGGGTGGGCTCAGGGCCGGGCTCAGAATCAGGCGCCCCCGTAACAGAAGATCCGCCGTCGTCCGGAGGGGCGCCTCCGGTGGTTCGCAGTGAGCTGTCTGCTGCGGTCTCTTGGGCGTCGGTCACATGTCAAGGGTATCTGTGTATGGACAGCGCCCGCCGACGGAACGTTCCGTCGACGGGCGCCAGAGGGTCGCAAACCAGTCACTTCGGTGAAAGATCCGGTTCACGGCGGGATGGGTCACGTGGAGGAGGATCAGCGGCCGATCCGGTTCACGTGTGTGAATGGCGGGCGTCAGTGGATGATCCCGGTGCGCAGGGCCACCGCGACCATGCCGGCGCGGTCACCGGTGCCGAGCTTGCGGGCGATGCGGGCGAGGTGGCTCTTGACGGTCAGGGCGGACAGGCCCATCGAGACGCCGATCGCCTTGTTCGACTGGCCCTCCGCGACCAGTCGCAGCACCTCGACCTCGCGGCCGGACAGCTCACGGTAGCCACCCGGGTGACTCGGGGCACCCGGGGGGCGGCGGTGCATACGGGCGGCGGCGGCTCCGATGGGAGCGGCACCCGGTCGGGTGGGGAGCCCGATGTTCGTACGGGTGCCTGTGACGACGTAGCCCTTGACTCCGCCGGCGAGGGCATTGCGTACCGCGCCGATGTCGTCGGCGGCGGACAGGGCGAGCCCGTTGGGCCAGCCCGCGGCGCGGGTCTCCGACAGGAGGGTCAGGCCGGAGCCGTCGGGTAGGTGGACGTCGGCGACACAGATGTCGCGGGGGTTGCCGATGCGGGGACGAGCCTCCGCGACGGACGAGGCCTCGATGACGTCGCGTACACCGAGCGCCCACAAGTGGCGGGTGACGGTGGAACGGACGCGGGGGTCGGCCACGACCACCATGGCGGTCGGCTTGTTCGGGCGGTAGGCGACCAGGCTTGCGGGCTGCTCGAGGAGAACGGACACCAGGCCTCCTGGGTGGGGGACGGGGTCGGCTTTTGGGGAAGAAGCCGGGACGAATGGTGCTTTCAAGGTCACAGACGTCTTCGGCACCAGAGGCGTCCGTCTTTAGGGAATGATCACGATCTGGTGAGTAACAATTCGTGCAATTCGGACACGCGATCGATCATTCGAAGATCGAACGGTTTCGATCTGCTTCGATATGCGGCTGAAAGTGGCCGTATCGACAAAGGGATCGACAAAGGATCGACAAGGGGATCGGCGAAGGGGATCGGCGAAGGGGATCGGCAAAGGGGATCGGCGAAGGGAACGACACGCTCAGCAACCGTGCCGAAGCGGTCAGCGCGACTGCGGCCCCCGGCGCTGCGGCAGCGTCACCACCGACGCGTCCCCCGGCCCGGCCGGCGGCAGGCCCGCGACCTGGGCGAGCAGATCGCACCAGGAGGCCAGGTGCGCCGCCGTGTCCGGGACCTCGCCCAGGCCCTCCCAGGGCGTCCAGGAGGCGCGGATCTCGATCTGCGAGGCGGACGGGCGTTCGGACAGGCCGCCGAAGTAGTGGGAGCTCGCGCGCGTGACCGTGCCGCTCGGCTCGCCGAACGCCAGGCCGCGCGCGGTGAGCGCACCGGTGAGCCACGCCCAACACACGTCGGGCAGCAGCGGGTCGGCCGCCATCTCCGGCTCCAGCTCCGCGCGCACCAGCGTCACCAGCCGGAAGGTGCCCCGCCAGGCGTCGTGCCCGGCCGGGTCGTGCAGCAGCACCAGCCGGCCGTCGGCCAGGTCGTCGTCGCCGTCGACGACCGCGGCCTCCAGGGCGTACGAGAAGGGGGCGAGTCGCTGCGGCGGCCGGGTCGGCTCCACCTCGACCTGAGGCCGCGGCCGCGCGGCTCTCAGCGCGTCGACGGCCGCCCGGAAGGCCGGGGGAGCCGTACTGCTCACGTGCTCCGCGCCCTCCTCGGTGTCCTTCGCTTCGTCCATTCCGCCAGCGCCGTCCGACAGTCGTCCCTGAGCCGCAGCCATGCGGGGAAGATTAAGCGGAACGGGGCCCCGGCGCAGGGAGGGACACCCGCCTAGCGGTACGCCGCGAGCGGACACCCGTGCCGTCGTTCCCCCACGCCCGTGCGAGACTTTCCGTCGTGAGTGCCAACGCAAGCCCCACGGGCCAGCAGCCGACAGCGACGTACGAGTCCGCCTTCCTGAAGGCGTGCAGGCGCGAACCCGTGCCGCACACACCCGTGTGGTTCATGCGGCAGGCCGGGCGCTCGCTGCCGGAGTACCGCAAGGTGCGCGAGGGCATCCCGATGCTCGAGTCCTGCACCCGGCCCGAGCTGGTCTGCGAGATCACCCTCCAGCCGGTGCGCCGGCACGGCGTGGACGCGGCGATCTACTACAGCGACATCGTCGTCCCGCTCAAGGCCATCGGCATCGACCTCGACATCAAGCCGGGCATCGGCCCGGTCGTCGAGCACCCGATCCGCACCCGCGCCGACCTGGCCCAGCTGCGCGACCTGACCCCCGAGGACGTCTCCTACGTCACCGAGGCCATCGGCCTGCTGACCCGCGAGCTCGGCCCCGTCCCGCTCATCGGTTTCGCGGGCGCGCCGTTCACCCTCGCGAGCTACCTCGTCGAGGGCGGCCCGTCCCGCACGTACGAGAACGCCAAGGCGATGATGTACGGCGACCCCGAGCTGTGGGCCGACCTGCTCGACCGCCTCGCGGAGATCACGGGCGCCTTCCTGAAGGTCCAGATCGAGGCCGGCGCGAGCGCCGTCCAGCTGTTCGACTCGTGGGCCGGCGCGCTCGCCCCGGCCGACTACCGGCGCTCGGTGATGCCCGCCTCGTCGAAGGTCTTCCAGGCGGTCGCTGGGTACGGCGTCCCGCGCATCCACTTCGGCGTCGGCACCGGCGAGCTGCTGAAGCCGATGGGCGAGGCCGGCGCGGACGTCGTCGGCGTCGACTGGCGCGTCCCGCTGGACGAGGCCGCCCGCCGCGTCGGCCCCGGCAAGGCGCTCCAGGGCAACCTCGACCCGACCGTGCTGTTCTCCACCCGGGAGGCGGTCGAGGTGAAGACGCGGGAGGTTCTGGACGCGGCGGCGGGCCTCGAGGGCCATGTCTTCAACCTCGGCCACGGCGTCATGCCGGCCACCGACCCGGACGCCCTGACCCGCCTCGTGGAGTACGTCCACACGCGGACCGCTCGCTGACGTGCCCGAGCTCTGGCGGCGGTGCGGGAGGGCTCCCGACGCGTAGGGCAAAGCTTGTGACATGGATGAGGACGACAGGGCCGACAAGGAGCCGACGAAGCCGGGGGAGTCGGAGCTTTTGCCGGCCTGG
The nucleotide sequence above comes from Streptomyces sp. NL15-2K. Encoded proteins:
- a CDS encoding DUF3000 domain-containing protein, with protein sequence MAAAQGRLSDGAGGMDEAKDTEEGAEHVSSTAPPAFRAAVDALRAARPRPQVEVEPTRPPQRLAPFSYALEAAVVDGDDDLADGRLVLLHDPAGHDAWRGTFRLVTLVRAELEPEMAADPLLPDVCWAWLTGALTARGLAFGEPSGTVTRASSHYFGGLSERPSASQIEIRASWTPWEGLGEVPDTAAHLASWCDLLAQVAGLPPAGPGDASVVTLPQRRGPQSR
- the hemE gene encoding uroporphyrinogen decarboxylase; amino-acid sequence: MSANASPTGQQPTATYESAFLKACRREPVPHTPVWFMRQAGRSLPEYRKVREGIPMLESCTRPELVCEITLQPVRRHGVDAAIYYSDIVVPLKAIGIDLDIKPGIGPVVEHPIRTRADLAQLRDLTPEDVSYVTEAIGLLTRELGPVPLIGFAGAPFTLASYLVEGGPSRTYENAKAMMYGDPELWADLLDRLAEITGAFLKVQIEAGASAVQLFDSWAGALAPADYRRSVMPASSKVFQAVAGYGVPRIHFGVGTGELLKPMGEAGADVVGVDWRVPLDEAARRVGPGKALQGNLDPTVLFSTREAVEVKTREVLDAAAGLEGHVFNLGHGVMPATDPDALTRLVEYVHTRTAR
- a CDS encoding ribonuclease D, with translation MTDAQETAADSSLRTTGGAPPDDGGSSVTGAPDSEPGPEPTPLLEPREGIPPVIADEEALTEVIAAFAAGSGPVAVDAERASGYRYGQRAYLLQLRREGAGTALIDPVACPDLSGLGEALSGVEWVLHAATQDLPCLREIGMLPTRLFDTELAGRLAGFPRVGLGAMVEGVLGFVLEKGHSAVDWSTRPLPEPWLRYAALDVELLVDLRDALEKELDRQGKLEWAQQEFDAIASAPPPEPRKDPWRRTSGMHKVRRRRQLAVVRELWQTRDRIAQRRDVSPGKVLSDAAIVEAALSLPANVNALAALNGFGHRMGRRQLEQWQAAVDRAKALTDAQLPQPGQAVTGPPPPRAWADKDPAAAARLSAARAGVSALAERLNMPQENLIAPDTVRRVCWEPPNAVDAESVGAALEGYGARPWQVGLVTSVLVAALSA
- a CDS encoding response regulator transcription factor, yielding MSVLLEQPASLVAYRPNKPTAMVVVADPRVRSTVTRHLWALGVRDVIEASSVAEARPRIGNPRDICVADVHLPDGSGLTLLSETRAAGWPNGLALSAADDIGAVRNALAGGVKGYVVTGTRTNIGLPTRPGAAPIGAAAARMHRRPPGAPSHPGGYRELSGREVEVLRLVAEGQSNKAIGVSMGLSALTVKSHLARIARKLGTGDRAGMVAVALRTGIIH
- a CDS encoding sugar ABC transporter permease, with the translated sequence MTDTTEKAAVKAAAGAALAAPAPAPAPRRARVWRGVTPWLFLIAPLALLITFTYAPIANMIAYSFTDWDGVSPELRYTGAENYTEIFTREDLFRVFFVSGYYLAASAVQIVAALYFATILSFNVRFRNFFKGVLFFPYLINGVAIGFVFLYFFQDGGTLDSVLSLFGYHTDHAWLGTPVSANTSLAGVSIWRYMGLNFVLFLGAIQSIPGELYEAAELDGANRWHQFRYIIAPGIKPVLTLTVILSISGSLSVFEVPYIMTGGATGTETFVIQTLNLAFRFNKTGLASAAAVVLLLIILVVTWVQRRLVPDDKVDLT
- a CDS encoding carbohydrate ABC transporter permease; the protein is MTRRAVARTLVYLSLIAATLVVLLPLGVVFLTSLKSSKELANGSGALSLPDDLLNFHNYVTAFQDGRMLSAFGNTALILLVAIGGTVLIGSMTAYAIDRFTFRFKKTVVALFLVAALVPGVTTQVATFQIVNSFGMFDSLWAPIALYMGTDIVSIYIFLQFVRSIPISLDESARLDGANAFTIYRKIIFPLLKPAIATVVIVKGITVYNDFYIPFLYMPSEDLGVISTSLFRFRGPYGAHWEIISAGAVLVILPTLIVFLSLQRFIYNGFMRGATR